The Coprobacter tertius genome has a window encoding:
- a CDS encoding SusC/RagA family TonB-linked outer membrane protein — protein MKKKTLLNAYAITVSRKWLSFKFGAILFCLFCSISAFANTGTIPDTGENASQSIQQTREIKGTVIDRNGEPVIGANVSVIGTTTGVNTDINGNFTLNVKPNDVLKISFIGYKPQNIMIKNQSELRIVLTEDDKQLGEVVVTAMGIKRKSETLAYAADVVGGKDVNDIKSINMINSLQGKSAGLIITPNSTGAGGASKILLRGNKSINGNNQPLVVVDGVPLMMNITGTQVDNNYGGQRDGGDAMSTINPDDIASITLLKGASAAALYGAVAANGAIMITTKSAQAGKVSINVSSNTTIENPMVLPEFQNSYGVSNNGTYSWGDKLDTKAPNYLKDFFRTGVTTNNSIALNGGNENIQAYFSYANVASNGITPENNYMSHTFNSKVGFNLFKQIHVDFNAKYVNQHVKNQPASGYLWNPLTGAYLFPRGEDWNGYKNQYEVYDPARGIKVQNWTNTGQQQFGNPYWVLNRMTPISDRNRYEFGGSVTWDITKDLNIGGRLKYEKGDEHFVHNAYASSVGNLYPMGRMKDNRSSSEQLYGDVLVNYSHKFNEISLSATAGSSFTQTQTVFNELWGEGSQFQMNDGKPSGNIYYPNIFTPNNYYSNIARIGEKWQTKKRINSVFATAQIGYHDGLFLDLTARNDWSSTLAFTDDVSFFYPSVGGSFLLNKFVDMGEKVDLVKFRASYSIVGNDVPLYVTNLLYTLGANGELTPPEKAPFKTLKPEKTNSFEVGFDGTFLDYRLNVSFTYYKSNTRNQFFAVSAPFETGLRSRYVNAGNVQNQGVEATAGWISQFTPNFSWSTDLNFSYNDNKIIELVDELPNGLEIKNFGGASVRLTEGGSYGDLYVRQLKRDENGKPLMNDKGEPILGGDATADLKYVGNMNAKVNMGWNNTFRYKDFTLSFLIDAKFGGKVLSMTEATLDGWGVSKRSGDARDNGGVTVDGVTFDPQKYYSTTGNTNFNSPYAVENYVYDATNIRLREMSFGYTFRNLFGIGKNLTAAIIGRNLFFFYKKAPMDPDISASTLNGMQGVDMFSLPTSRSFGLNIKLNF, from the coding sequence ATGAAAAAGAAAACCTTACTGAATGCCTATGCGATAACGGTTTCAAGGAAATGGTTATCGTTTAAGTTCGGGGCAATATTGTTTTGCCTTTTTTGCAGCATTTCCGCATTTGCTAATACCGGCACGATACCCGATACGGGGGAAAACGCATCTCAGTCGATACAGCAAACCCGAGAAATTAAAGGTACTGTAATCGATCGTAACGGAGAACCCGTGATCGGGGCTAACGTTTCGGTAATTGGTACTACAACCGGAGTAAATACCGATATAAACGGTAATTTTACCCTGAATGTCAAACCGAACGATGTTTTAAAAATCTCTTTTATCGGTTACAAACCGCAAAATATCATGATTAAAAATCAATCCGAATTGCGGATCGTACTTACCGAAGACGACAAGCAGCTCGGTGAAGTCGTGGTAACAGCCATGGGTATAAAACGGAAATCGGAAACCTTGGCCTATGCAGCTGATGTTGTCGGGGGTAAAGACGTAAACGACATCAAAAGCATTAATATGATCAACTCGTTGCAAGGAAAAAGCGCGGGCCTAATCATTACGCCGAACTCCACCGGCGCCGGAGGTGCGTCTAAAATATTACTTCGGGGAAACAAATCTATTAACGGAAATAACCAGCCCTTGGTAGTTGTCGACGGTGTACCTCTCATGATGAATATAACCGGTACGCAGGTGGATAATAATTACGGAGGACAAAGGGACGGAGGCGATGCTATGTCGACCATCAATCCCGACGACATCGCATCGATTACATTACTGAAAGGTGCCTCTGCCGCAGCATTGTACGGTGCTGTTGCTGCTAACGGAGCAATCATGATTACAACCAAATCGGCACAAGCCGGGAAAGTAAGCATCAATGTTTCCAGTAACACGACGATCGAAAATCCGATGGTACTTCCCGAATTCCAGAATAGTTACGGAGTAAGCAATAACGGAACCTACAGTTGGGGCGACAAACTCGATACGAAAGCGCCCAACTACCTCAAAGATTTTTTCCGTACCGGTGTGACAACCAATAACTCGATTGCCCTGAATGGAGGGAACGAAAATATACAAGCTTATTTTTCTTACGCCAACGTGGCATCCAACGGCATTACTCCCGAAAACAACTACATGAGCCATACGTTCAATTCTAAAGTCGGTTTCAATCTGTTTAAACAGATACATGTAGATTTTAACGCGAAATACGTCAACCAGCATGTGAAAAACCAACCCGCATCGGGTTATTTATGGAATCCCCTCACCGGGGCCTATCTTTTCCCCCGAGGTGAAGACTGGAACGGATATAAAAACCAGTACGAGGTATACGACCCTGCCCGAGGAATTAAAGTACAAAACTGGACAAACACGGGACAGCAGCAATTCGGTAATCCTTACTGGGTACTTAATCGCATGACTCCCATATCGGATCGTAACCGCTACGAATTCGGCGGATCGGTTACGTGGGATATTACCAAAGACCTGAACATCGGGGGACGCCTCAAATACGAAAAAGGAGACGAGCATTTCGTACACAACGCTTATGCGTCGAGCGTCGGAAACCTCTATCCGATGGGACGCATGAAAGACAATCGTTCTTCGAGCGAACAATTATACGGAGACGTGCTGGTAAATTACAGTCATAAATTCAATGAAATCTCTCTGTCGGCAACCGCAGGATCGAGTTTTACACAAACCCAAACCGTCTTTAACGAATTGTGGGGAGAAGGTTCGCAATTCCAGATGAACGATGGAAAACCCAGCGGAAATATTTACTACCCAAATATCTTTACTCCCAACAACTACTATAGCAATATAGCCCGGATCGGAGAAAAATGGCAGACCAAAAAACGCATTAATTCGGTATTCGCCACAGCGCAAATCGGGTATCACGACGGATTATTCCTCGATCTTACGGCCCGTAACGACTGGTCTTCGACACTTGCATTTACCGACGACGTATCCTTCTTCTACCCGTCGGTAGGAGGAAGTTTTCTGCTCAATAAATTTGTCGATATGGGAGAAAAGGTAGACCTCGTGAAATTCAGAGCCTCTTATTCTATCGTAGGTAACGATGTCCCCCTGTATGTAACCAACCTGTTATATACCCTCGGCGCCAATGGTGAGCTAACGCCTCCCGAAAAAGCTCCCTTTAAAACATTGAAACCCGAAAAAACAAACTCTTTCGAAGTCGGGTTCGACGGTACCTTCCTCGATTACCGGCTTAATGTAAGCTTTACTTATTATAAGAGTAATACCCGAAACCAATTCTTCGCTGTTTCAGCGCCTTTCGAAACCGGACTTCGCAGCCGGTACGTAAACGCTGGAAATGTACAGAACCAAGGGGTTGAAGCGACTGCAGGATGGATATCTCAGTTTACCCCCAATTTCAGTTGGAGTACCGACCTGAATTTCTCTTATAACGATAATAAAATCATAGAACTGGTAGATGAACTGCCCAACGGACTGGAAATAAAGAATTTCGGGGGAGCCAGTGTACGACTCACCGAAGGAGGAAGCTATGGCGACTTATACGTGAGACAACTGAAGCGCGACGAAAACGGTAAACCGTTGATGAACGATAAAGGCGAGCCCATTCTGGGTGGCGACGCGACAGCCGACCTGAAATATGTGGGTAATATGAACGCGAAAGTTAACATGGGTTGGAACAATACGTTCCGCTACAAAGATTTTACCCTTTCGTTCTTAATCGACGCGAAATTCGGGGGTAAAGTACTCAGTATGACCGAAGCCACATTAGACGGCTGGGGTGTATCCAAACGTTCGGGTGACGCCCGCGATAACGGTGGAGTTACCGTCGATGGTGTTACATTCGATCCGCAGAAATACTACAGTACCACCGGCAATACCAATTTCAACAGTCCTTATGCCGTAGAGAATTATGTATATGACGCGACAAATATTCGGTTGAGAGAAATGTCGTTCGGTTACACCTTCCGTAATCTTTTCGGTATAGGAAAGAACCTCACCGCGGCTATTATCGGAAGAAACCTCTTTTTCTTCTATAAAAAAGCGCCCATGGATCCCGATATTTCGGCCAGTACTCTTAACGGTATGCAGGGAGTGGATATGTTCTCGCTTCCTACCTCCCGCAGCTTCGGACTTAATATAAAATTAAACTTTTAA
- a CDS encoding RNA polymerase sigma-70 factor translates to MDLQQKEDIINYNEPIIKAIRRGDESCFELIYRFYFKGLCLFANKYVSLHEAEEIVQDTMLFLWENRLDLKPEMSLKSLLFTIVKNKALNRQAHESMKSKVMQDMIARYEEIFDDPDFYLENELMALFSNALNKMPKEFRITFDMNRIDGLTHKEIASRLNISPQTVNYRICQILKRLREDLKDYLPFVLLFLLSV, encoded by the coding sequence ATGGATTTACAGCAAAAAGAGGATATAATAAATTATAACGAACCAATTATAAAGGCTATAAGAAGAGGCGACGAATCCTGTTTTGAGCTGATATACCGATTTTATTTTAAAGGATTATGCCTTTTTGCTAACAAATATGTGTCGTTGCATGAAGCCGAGGAGATTGTGCAGGATACCATGTTGTTTTTATGGGAGAACCGTTTGGATCTGAAACCAGAAATGTCTTTGAAGTCACTTTTATTTACAATTGTGAAAAATAAGGCTTTAAACCGACAAGCTCATGAATCGATGAAAAGCAAAGTGATGCAAGATATGATCGCTCGTTACGAGGAGATTTTCGACGACCCCGATTTTTATTTAGAAAATGAATTAATGGCTCTTTTTTCGAATGCTTTGAATAAAATGCCTAAAGAATTCAGGATTACATTCGACATGAATCGAATAGATGGCCTTACTCATAAGGAAATAGCGAGCCGGTTAAATATTTCTCCACAAACGGTAAATTACAGAATATGTCAGATCCTTAAGCGTTTACGTGAGGATCTTAAAGATTATCTGCCTTTTGTACTGTTATTCTTATTAAGTGTATAA